The following proteins come from a genomic window of Tenebrio molitor unplaced genomic scaffold, icTenMoli1.1 SCAFFOLD_221, whole genome shotgun sequence:
- the LOC138140779 gene encoding deoxyuridine 5'-triphosphate nucleotidohydrolase-like, with amino-acid sequence MTNNTLQIKQLTPNAVVPTYAHEGDAGMDLRASEEASIPPGSRALVGTGIAIALPRAHVGLVHPRSGLAAKNGITVLNAPGTIDAGYRGEVKVILLNTSDETFTISPGDRIAQLVIQKVERPDIEVVASLDEDTARGEQRSSEPCGKKARHMSRTTKDLPYRIRVQNAPTSNTEEFHYGCDRDPEGRKRY; translated from the exons ATGACCAATAACACCTTGCAGATCAAGCAACTCACGCCCAACGCGGTCGTCCCCACCTACGCACATGAGGGTGACGCGGGCATGGACCTGAGGGCATCCGAGGAGGCCTCCATCCCGCCCGGAAGCCGCGCACTCGTGGGGACTGGAATCGCCATCGCGCTTCCCCGTGCGCACGTCGGACTGGTGCACCCGCGATCCGGCCTCGCCGCCAAGAACGGGATCACGGTCCTCAATGCACCCGGCACCATCGACGCGGGATACCGAGGGGAGGTCAAGGTCATCCTCCTCAACACCAGCGACGAGACCTTCACCATCTCCCCGGGGGATCGCATCGCTCAACTGGTCATCCAGAAGGTCGAGCGCCCCGACATCGAGGTCGTGGCGTCCCTGGATGAAGACACGGCGCGAG GGGAGCAACGCTCCTCGGAACCGTGCGGGAAGAAGGCCCGCCACATGTCCAGGACCACCAAGGACCTGCCCTACCGCATCCGCGTCCAGAACGCCCCCACCTCGAACACCGAGGAGTTCCACTACGGGTGCGACCGCGACCC